A single genomic interval of Pangasianodon hypophthalmus isolate fPanHyp1 chromosome 8, fPanHyp1.pri, whole genome shotgun sequence harbors:
- the cdk11b gene encoding cyclin-dependent kinase 11B isoform X2 has protein sequence MGDEKDTWKVKTLDEILQEKKRRRELEEKAEPKRLKNTDDRESKRDTPEEGELRDHRMEITIRNSPYVREDSTEDRGEEDDSLAIKPPQQMSRKDKSYHRKEEKRKDKRRRRSHSTEGGKHIRAKDKEKERENERRKRQWQEDSKGRRDYERQKRRDQARAHSRRERDRLEQLERQRERERKLREQQQKELREQREQKERERRAEERRKEREARREGPPSHHRGGTLEDYGDKAKSRHRSRSRSPVRPQREQRPESSEQRRPVKEEKQEDLLADLQDISDSERKTSTAESSIGSASGSEEEEDDDEEESSSQSEENEERESGSDSEGSDQSAEDVSEEEQSEEEEDERENGNHIPAVPESRFDHDSEESVEEDEGEEVDAGDVTPQSHSQSATPEENYIPDSPPVSPVELKKELPKYLPALQGCRSVEEFQCLNRIEEGTYGVVYRAKDKKTDEIVALKRLKMEKEKEGFPITSLREINTILKAQHPNIVTVREIVVGSNMDKIYIVMNYVEHDLKSLMETMKQPFLPGEVKTLMIQLLRGVRHLHDNWILHRDLKTSNLLLSHKGILKIGDFGLAREYGSPLKPYTPVVVTLWYRGPELLLGAKEYSTAVDMWSVGCIFGELLTQKPLFPGKSEIDQINKIFKDLGSPSEKIWPGYNELPAVKKMTFTEYPYNNLRKRFGALLSDQGFDLMNKFLTYCPAKRISADEALKHEYFRETPLPIEPSMFPTWPAKSEQQRVKRGTSPRPPEGGLGYSQLGDDDLKETGFHLTTANQGLSKSGPGFSLKF, from the exons ATGGGGGACGAAAAAGACACCTGGAAGGTTAAAACACTCGATGAAATTTTACAAGAGAAAAAACGCAGACGAGAGCTTGAGGAGAAGGCAGAACCTAAGCGCTTGAAAAAT ACGGATGATCGGGAATCCAAACGTGACACTCCAGAGGAAGGAGAATTACGGGACCACAGGATGGAAATAACGATACGCAACTCTCCATACGTAAGGGAGGACTCAACAGAAGACAG AGGAGAGGAAGATGACTCGCTAGCTATAAAACCACCTCAGCAGATGTCCAGAAAAGACAAGTCGTACCACAGGAAAGAAGAGAAGCGGAAGGATAAGAGGAGACGTAGGAGTCACTCTACAGAAGGAG GAAAGCACATCCGCgcaaaagacaaagagaaggaACGGGAGAACGAAAGGCGGAAACGACAATGGCAGGAGGACAGCAAAGGTCGCAGGGACTATGAACGACAGAAGCGCCGTGATCAGGCCAGGGCCCACTCGCGCAGGGAGAG GGACCGTCTGGAGCAGCTGGAGCGCCAGCGTGAGAGGGAAAGGAAGCTGCGTGAGCAGCAGCAAAAGGAGCTGAGAGAGCAGCGTGagcagaaagagagggaaaggagGGCTGAGGAGAGGCGCAAGGAGCGCGAGGCACGACGAGAAG GGCCCCCTTCCCACCACCGGGGTGGCACCCTGGAGGATTACGGAGACAAAGCTAAGTCTAGGCACCGCAGCCGCAGCCGGAGTCCTGTTCGTCCACAGAGAGAGCAAAGGCCAGAGAGTAGTGAACAGCGGCGACCAG TGAAAGAAGAGAAGCAAGAGGATTTACTGGCTGATCTTCAGGATATcagtgacagtgagagaaagacaagtACAGCAGAGTCTTCAATTG GCTCAGCGTCTGGttcggaggaggaggaggatgacgaTGAAGAGGAGTCGAGCAGCCAGAGTGAggaaaatgaagagagagagtcGGGATCAGACTCTGAAGGATCTGATCAGAGTGCAG aAGACGTGAGCGAAGAGGAGCAATCCGAAGAGGAGGAAGACGAAAGAGAGAATGGCAACCACATACCTGCTG TCCCAGAGTCACGGTTTGATCACGACTCGGAGGAGAGTGTTGAGGAAGATGAGGGTGAGGAAGTGGACGCGGGAGACGTGACCCCTCAGTCTCATTCTCAGTCAGCCACACCAGAGGAAAACTACATCCCAGATTCTCCACCAGTCTCACCTGTAGAGCTGAAAAAAGAGCTGCCCAAATATCTGCCTGCCTTACAG GGCTGCCGTAGCGTGGAGGAATTCCAGTGTCTGAATCGTATAGAAGAAGGCACATATGGGGTGGTGTACAGAGCCAAGGACAAGAAAACAGATGAAATCGTAGCTCTTAAAAGGCtgaagatggagaaagagaaagagggatttCCAATCACCTCCCTCCGAGAGATCAACACTATCCTGAAGGCCCAACACCCCAACATTGTCACTGTCAGG GAAATAGTTGTGGGCAGTAATATGGATAAGATCTACATAGTGATGAATTATGTAGAACATGACCTAAAGAGTCTCATGGAAACCATGAAACAGCCCTTCCTACCAG gtgaAGTGAAGACTCTGATGATTCAGTTACTAAGAGGAGTTCGCCATCTCCATGACAACTGGATCCTGCATCGTGACCTGAAGACCTCCAACCTGTTGCTGAGCCACAAGGGCATTTTAAAG ATTGGCGATTTTGGACTGGCACGAGAATATGGTTCCCCGCTGAAGCCTTACACACCGGTGGTGGTCACTCTGTGGTACCGTGGCCCAGAGCTTCTTTTGGGGGCAAAG GAATACTCCACAGCTGTGGACATGTGGTCAGTGGGCTGCATATTTGGAGAGCTGCTCACCCAGAAACCACTTTTCCCGGGCAAGTCAGAGATTGACCAGATCAACAAAATATTTAAG GACCTCGGCTCTCCCAGTGAGAAGATTTGGCCAGGCTACAACGAGCTGCCTGCGGTGAAGAAGATGACTTTTACAGAATATCCCTATAACAACCTGCGCAAGCGCTTCGGAGCTCTGCTCTCAGACCAAGGCTTCGACCTCATGAACAA ATTCCTTACCTACTGCCCCGCCAAACGGATCAGCGCTGATGAGGCTTTGAAGCACGAGTATTTTCGGGAAACGCCGCTCCCCATCGAGCCCTCCATGTTCCCGACTTGGCCGGCAAAGAGCGAACAGCAGCGGGTGAAAAGAGGAACGAGCCCCCGACCCCCGGAGGGAGGCCTGGGCTACAGCCAGCTG GGTGACGACGATCTGAAAGAGACTGGCTTCCACTTGACGACGGCCAACCAAGGACTGTCCAAGTCAGGCCCAGGGTTCAGTCTGAAGTTCTGA
- the cdk11b gene encoding cyclin-dependent kinase 11B isoform X1: MGDEKDTWKVKTLDEILQEKKRRRELEEKAEPKRLKNTDDRESKRDTPEEGELRDHRMEITIRNSPYVREDSTEDRGEEDDSLAIKPPQQMSRKDKSYHRKEEKRKDKRRRRSHSTEGAGKHIRAKDKEKERENERRKRQWQEDSKGRRDYERQKRRDQARAHSRRERDRLEQLERQRERERKLREQQQKELREQREQKERERRAEERRKEREARREGPPSHHRGGTLEDYGDKAKSRHRSRSRSPVRPQREQRPESSEQRRPVKEEKQEDLLADLQDISDSERKTSTAESSIGSASGSEEEEDDDEEESSSQSEENEERESGSDSEGSDQSAEDVSEEEQSEEEEDERENGNHIPAVPESRFDHDSEESVEEDEGEEVDAGDVTPQSHSQSATPEENYIPDSPPVSPVELKKELPKYLPALQGCRSVEEFQCLNRIEEGTYGVVYRAKDKKTDEIVALKRLKMEKEKEGFPITSLREINTILKAQHPNIVTVREIVVGSNMDKIYIVMNYVEHDLKSLMETMKQPFLPGEVKTLMIQLLRGVRHLHDNWILHRDLKTSNLLLSHKGILKIGDFGLAREYGSPLKPYTPVVVTLWYRGPELLLGAKEYSTAVDMWSVGCIFGELLTQKPLFPGKSEIDQINKIFKDLGSPSEKIWPGYNELPAVKKMTFTEYPYNNLRKRFGALLSDQGFDLMNKFLTYCPAKRISADEALKHEYFRETPLPIEPSMFPTWPAKSEQQRVKRGTSPRPPEGGLGYSQLGDDDLKETGFHLTTANQGLSKSGPGFSLKF, encoded by the exons ATGGGGGACGAAAAAGACACCTGGAAGGTTAAAACACTCGATGAAATTTTACAAGAGAAAAAACGCAGACGAGAGCTTGAGGAGAAGGCAGAACCTAAGCGCTTGAAAAAT ACGGATGATCGGGAATCCAAACGTGACACTCCAGAGGAAGGAGAATTACGGGACCACAGGATGGAAATAACGATACGCAACTCTCCATACGTAAGGGAGGACTCAACAGAAGACAG AGGAGAGGAAGATGACTCGCTAGCTATAAAACCACCTCAGCAGATGTCCAGAAAAGACAAGTCGTACCACAGGAAAGAAGAGAAGCGGAAGGATAAGAGGAGACGTAGGAGTCACTCTACAGAAGGAG cagGAAAGCACATCCGCgcaaaagacaaagagaaggaACGGGAGAACGAAAGGCGGAAACGACAATGGCAGGAGGACAGCAAAGGTCGCAGGGACTATGAACGACAGAAGCGCCGTGATCAGGCCAGGGCCCACTCGCGCAGGGAGAG GGACCGTCTGGAGCAGCTGGAGCGCCAGCGTGAGAGGGAAAGGAAGCTGCGTGAGCAGCAGCAAAAGGAGCTGAGAGAGCAGCGTGagcagaaagagagggaaaggagGGCTGAGGAGAGGCGCAAGGAGCGCGAGGCACGACGAGAAG GGCCCCCTTCCCACCACCGGGGTGGCACCCTGGAGGATTACGGAGACAAAGCTAAGTCTAGGCACCGCAGCCGCAGCCGGAGTCCTGTTCGTCCACAGAGAGAGCAAAGGCCAGAGAGTAGTGAACAGCGGCGACCAG TGAAAGAAGAGAAGCAAGAGGATTTACTGGCTGATCTTCAGGATATcagtgacagtgagagaaagacaagtACAGCAGAGTCTTCAATTG GCTCAGCGTCTGGttcggaggaggaggaggatgacgaTGAAGAGGAGTCGAGCAGCCAGAGTGAggaaaatgaagagagagagtcGGGATCAGACTCTGAAGGATCTGATCAGAGTGCAG aAGACGTGAGCGAAGAGGAGCAATCCGAAGAGGAGGAAGACGAAAGAGAGAATGGCAACCACATACCTGCTG TCCCAGAGTCACGGTTTGATCACGACTCGGAGGAGAGTGTTGAGGAAGATGAGGGTGAGGAAGTGGACGCGGGAGACGTGACCCCTCAGTCTCATTCTCAGTCAGCCACACCAGAGGAAAACTACATCCCAGATTCTCCACCAGTCTCACCTGTAGAGCTGAAAAAAGAGCTGCCCAAATATCTGCCTGCCTTACAG GGCTGCCGTAGCGTGGAGGAATTCCAGTGTCTGAATCGTATAGAAGAAGGCACATATGGGGTGGTGTACAGAGCCAAGGACAAGAAAACAGATGAAATCGTAGCTCTTAAAAGGCtgaagatggagaaagagaaagagggatttCCAATCACCTCCCTCCGAGAGATCAACACTATCCTGAAGGCCCAACACCCCAACATTGTCACTGTCAGG GAAATAGTTGTGGGCAGTAATATGGATAAGATCTACATAGTGATGAATTATGTAGAACATGACCTAAAGAGTCTCATGGAAACCATGAAACAGCCCTTCCTACCAG gtgaAGTGAAGACTCTGATGATTCAGTTACTAAGAGGAGTTCGCCATCTCCATGACAACTGGATCCTGCATCGTGACCTGAAGACCTCCAACCTGTTGCTGAGCCACAAGGGCATTTTAAAG ATTGGCGATTTTGGACTGGCACGAGAATATGGTTCCCCGCTGAAGCCTTACACACCGGTGGTGGTCACTCTGTGGTACCGTGGCCCAGAGCTTCTTTTGGGGGCAAAG GAATACTCCACAGCTGTGGACATGTGGTCAGTGGGCTGCATATTTGGAGAGCTGCTCACCCAGAAACCACTTTTCCCGGGCAAGTCAGAGATTGACCAGATCAACAAAATATTTAAG GACCTCGGCTCTCCCAGTGAGAAGATTTGGCCAGGCTACAACGAGCTGCCTGCGGTGAAGAAGATGACTTTTACAGAATATCCCTATAACAACCTGCGCAAGCGCTTCGGAGCTCTGCTCTCAGACCAAGGCTTCGACCTCATGAACAA ATTCCTTACCTACTGCCCCGCCAAACGGATCAGCGCTGATGAGGCTTTGAAGCACGAGTATTTTCGGGAAACGCCGCTCCCCATCGAGCCCTCCATGTTCCCGACTTGGCCGGCAAAGAGCGAACAGCAGCGGGTGAAAAGAGGAACGAGCCCCCGACCCCCGGAGGGAGGCCTGGGCTACAGCCAGCTG GGTGACGACGATCTGAAAGAGACTGGCTTCCACTTGACGACGGCCAACCAAGGACTGTCCAAGTCAGGCCCAGGGTTCAGTCTGAAGTTCTGA
- the cdk11b gene encoding cyclin-dependent kinase 11B isoform X3, which translates to MGDEKDTWKTDDRESKRDTPEEGELRDHRMEITIRNSPYVREDSTEDRGEEDDSLAIKPPQQMSRKDKSYHRKEEKRKDKRRRRSHSTEGAGKHIRAKDKEKERENERRKRQWQEDSKGRRDYERQKRRDQARAHSRRERDRLEQLERQRERERKLREQQQKELREQREQKERERRAEERRKEREARREGPPSHHRGGTLEDYGDKAKSRHRSRSRSPVRPQREQRPESSEQRRPVKEEKQEDLLADLQDISDSERKTSTAESSIGSASGSEEEEDDDEEESSSQSEENEERESGSDSEGSDQSAEDVSEEEQSEEEEDERENGNHIPAVPESRFDHDSEESVEEDEGEEVDAGDVTPQSHSQSATPEENYIPDSPPVSPVELKKELPKYLPALQGCRSVEEFQCLNRIEEGTYGVVYRAKDKKTDEIVALKRLKMEKEKEGFPITSLREINTILKAQHPNIVTVREIVVGSNMDKIYIVMNYVEHDLKSLMETMKQPFLPGEVKTLMIQLLRGVRHLHDNWILHRDLKTSNLLLSHKGILKIGDFGLAREYGSPLKPYTPVVVTLWYRGPELLLGAKEYSTAVDMWSVGCIFGELLTQKPLFPGKSEIDQINKIFKDLGSPSEKIWPGYNELPAVKKMTFTEYPYNNLRKRFGALLSDQGFDLMNKFLTYCPAKRISADEALKHEYFRETPLPIEPSMFPTWPAKSEQQRVKRGTSPRPPEGGLGYSQLGDDDLKETGFHLTTANQGLSKSGPGFSLKF; encoded by the exons ATGGGGGACGAAAAAGACACCTGGAAG ACGGATGATCGGGAATCCAAACGTGACACTCCAGAGGAAGGAGAATTACGGGACCACAGGATGGAAATAACGATACGCAACTCTCCATACGTAAGGGAGGACTCAACAGAAGACAG AGGAGAGGAAGATGACTCGCTAGCTATAAAACCACCTCAGCAGATGTCCAGAAAAGACAAGTCGTACCACAGGAAAGAAGAGAAGCGGAAGGATAAGAGGAGACGTAGGAGTCACTCTACAGAAGGAG cagGAAAGCACATCCGCgcaaaagacaaagagaaggaACGGGAGAACGAAAGGCGGAAACGACAATGGCAGGAGGACAGCAAAGGTCGCAGGGACTATGAACGACAGAAGCGCCGTGATCAGGCCAGGGCCCACTCGCGCAGGGAGAG GGACCGTCTGGAGCAGCTGGAGCGCCAGCGTGAGAGGGAAAGGAAGCTGCGTGAGCAGCAGCAAAAGGAGCTGAGAGAGCAGCGTGagcagaaagagagggaaaggagGGCTGAGGAGAGGCGCAAGGAGCGCGAGGCACGACGAGAAG GGCCCCCTTCCCACCACCGGGGTGGCACCCTGGAGGATTACGGAGACAAAGCTAAGTCTAGGCACCGCAGCCGCAGCCGGAGTCCTGTTCGTCCACAGAGAGAGCAAAGGCCAGAGAGTAGTGAACAGCGGCGACCAG TGAAAGAAGAGAAGCAAGAGGATTTACTGGCTGATCTTCAGGATATcagtgacagtgagagaaagacaagtACAGCAGAGTCTTCAATTG GCTCAGCGTCTGGttcggaggaggaggaggatgacgaTGAAGAGGAGTCGAGCAGCCAGAGTGAggaaaatgaagagagagagtcGGGATCAGACTCTGAAGGATCTGATCAGAGTGCAG aAGACGTGAGCGAAGAGGAGCAATCCGAAGAGGAGGAAGACGAAAGAGAGAATGGCAACCACATACCTGCTG TCCCAGAGTCACGGTTTGATCACGACTCGGAGGAGAGTGTTGAGGAAGATGAGGGTGAGGAAGTGGACGCGGGAGACGTGACCCCTCAGTCTCATTCTCAGTCAGCCACACCAGAGGAAAACTACATCCCAGATTCTCCACCAGTCTCACCTGTAGAGCTGAAAAAAGAGCTGCCCAAATATCTGCCTGCCTTACAG GGCTGCCGTAGCGTGGAGGAATTCCAGTGTCTGAATCGTATAGAAGAAGGCACATATGGGGTGGTGTACAGAGCCAAGGACAAGAAAACAGATGAAATCGTAGCTCTTAAAAGGCtgaagatggagaaagagaaagagggatttCCAATCACCTCCCTCCGAGAGATCAACACTATCCTGAAGGCCCAACACCCCAACATTGTCACTGTCAGG GAAATAGTTGTGGGCAGTAATATGGATAAGATCTACATAGTGATGAATTATGTAGAACATGACCTAAAGAGTCTCATGGAAACCATGAAACAGCCCTTCCTACCAG gtgaAGTGAAGACTCTGATGATTCAGTTACTAAGAGGAGTTCGCCATCTCCATGACAACTGGATCCTGCATCGTGACCTGAAGACCTCCAACCTGTTGCTGAGCCACAAGGGCATTTTAAAG ATTGGCGATTTTGGACTGGCACGAGAATATGGTTCCCCGCTGAAGCCTTACACACCGGTGGTGGTCACTCTGTGGTACCGTGGCCCAGAGCTTCTTTTGGGGGCAAAG GAATACTCCACAGCTGTGGACATGTGGTCAGTGGGCTGCATATTTGGAGAGCTGCTCACCCAGAAACCACTTTTCCCGGGCAAGTCAGAGATTGACCAGATCAACAAAATATTTAAG GACCTCGGCTCTCCCAGTGAGAAGATTTGGCCAGGCTACAACGAGCTGCCTGCGGTGAAGAAGATGACTTTTACAGAATATCCCTATAACAACCTGCGCAAGCGCTTCGGAGCTCTGCTCTCAGACCAAGGCTTCGACCTCATGAACAA ATTCCTTACCTACTGCCCCGCCAAACGGATCAGCGCTGATGAGGCTTTGAAGCACGAGTATTTTCGGGAAACGCCGCTCCCCATCGAGCCCTCCATGTTCCCGACTTGGCCGGCAAAGAGCGAACAGCAGCGGGTGAAAAGAGGAACGAGCCCCCGACCCCCGGAGGGAGGCCTGGGCTACAGCCAGCTG GGTGACGACGATCTGAAAGAGACTGGCTTCCACTTGACGACGGCCAACCAAGGACTGTCCAAGTCAGGCCCAGGGTTCAGTCTGAAGTTCTGA